From a region of the Chitinophaga caseinilytica genome:
- a CDS encoding SusD/RagB family nutrient-binding outer membrane lipoprotein, whose translation MKQLTNILICAALALGAASCKKFEGLQDNPNKPTVSPPTLLLTGVLIDLKENPWDQAQRENQFWVSNFDYYASQGYNWSSTGMRYNVLRNIQKMEEEANRLGGDENKPYLIIAKFLKAWCYIDMTMKFGDIPMSEAMQSGNENFTPKYDAQKEVFRQSLALLESAAAEMKAFLDAAKRNKINGDFMFDGDLDKWHKLINSTRLRVLINLSKHADDADLQVKAKFAAILAAPANFPIMEANADNYQVVFNGNIQDNRYPLGPYNRGFDRGRNNMGATYLDTMVAYKDPRTFEIAEPVDTAKHHNIPGFATRFSSYKGGRTGDVLSDLSSQNANGYLSYGNERRYWQTGSGEPCIQLGFPETCFSIAEAIQRGWAPGDAESWYKKGIKASFAFYGLGEDVFNNWYAATPKAQYKGNNADGLKQILLQKYLAFFMNSGRQAYYQYRRTGIPTFDVGPANANGGKIPRRWLYPQREYQTNNDQVKAALQRQFGGTDDINGDMWLIK comes from the coding sequence ATGAAACAACTTACCAACATCCTCATATGTGCCGCGCTGGCTTTGGGTGCCGCGTCGTGCAAAAAGTTCGAAGGGCTGCAAGACAACCCGAACAAGCCCACTGTTTCCCCGCCCACGCTTTTGCTCACCGGCGTGCTGATCGACCTCAAAGAAAACCCCTGGGACCAGGCGCAGCGCGAAAACCAGTTCTGGGTCTCCAACTTCGACTACTATGCCAGCCAGGGCTACAACTGGAGCTCCACGGGCATGCGGTACAACGTGTTGCGCAACATCCAGAAAATGGAAGAGGAAGCGAACCGCCTGGGTGGAGACGAAAACAAGCCTTACCTCATCATCGCGAAATTCCTGAAAGCCTGGTGCTATATCGATATGACGATGAAGTTCGGCGACATTCCCATGAGCGAAGCCATGCAGTCGGGCAACGAAAACTTTACGCCCAAATACGACGCGCAGAAGGAAGTGTTCCGCCAGAGCCTGGCCCTGCTGGAATCCGCCGCCGCTGAAATGAAAGCTTTCCTCGACGCCGCCAAACGGAACAAGATCAATGGCGATTTTATGTTCGACGGCGACCTCGACAAATGGCACAAGCTCATCAATTCCACACGCCTGCGCGTACTCATCAACCTCAGCAAACATGCAGACGATGCCGACCTCCAGGTGAAAGCCAAATTCGCCGCCATCCTCGCCGCTCCCGCGAATTTCCCGATCATGGAAGCGAATGCGGACAACTACCAGGTGGTGTTCAACGGCAACATCCAGGACAACCGATATCCGCTCGGGCCCTATAATCGCGGGTTCGATCGTGGCCGGAACAATATGGGCGCCACTTACCTCGACACGATGGTGGCCTATAAAGATCCCCGCACTTTCGAGATCGCCGAGCCGGTGGATACGGCCAAGCATCACAACATCCCTGGTTTCGCCACGCGGTTTTCTTCCTACAAAGGCGGCAGAACGGGCGATGTGCTGAGCGATCTCTCGTCGCAGAACGCCAACGGTTACCTTTCATACGGCAACGAGCGCCGCTATTGGCAGACGGGCAGCGGTGAGCCCTGCATCCAGCTGGGCTTCCCGGAAACCTGCTTCTCCATCGCCGAAGCCATTCAGCGCGGATGGGCGCCCGGCGACGCGGAAAGCTGGTACAAGAAAGGGATCAAGGCTTCGTTCGCGTTTTACGGACTGGGCGAAGACGTATTCAATAACTGGTACGCCGCCACGCCGAAAGCGCAATACAAAGGCAATAACGCCGATGGATTGAAGCAGATCCTCCTGCAGAAATACCTCGCGTTCTTCATGAACTCCGGGCGCCAGGCGTATTACCAGTACCGCCGCACCGGCATCCCGACGTTCGATGTAGGGCCGGCCAATGCCAACGGCGGAAAAATCCCCCGGCGCTGGCTCTATCCGCAGCGCGAGTACCAAACCAATAACGACCAGGTGAAAGCCGCGCTGCAACGGCAGTTCGGCGGCACAGACGATATCAACGGCGATATGTGGTTGATCAAGTAA
- a CDS encoding ABC transporter substrate-binding protein: MTASSFLPAATQMIYDMGLQHLLDGITFECPTAALAEKQKVVRCVLEDKHYSSEEIDRIFSASKAQGKSLYYVDEPLLASISPDVIFTQDVCEVCQIDTHCTQQAVYKLDKQPALVSLSPNNLDDVFQCAITIGRALGEEAAAFAYVTALQQRLDAVVDHLRQHRSPLRRVMIMEWMAPVYNCGHWIPYQVAYAGGVDMLSNPAGDSIVTPWEKIFRYDPEVLVIAPCGFLTGRSLDELDLVTKVPGWENLQAVRNNEVHLADYDLFTQPSASTLTDGVEVLAHLFHPHIFPPPQHLQHKFRSIDPRAVTA; this comes from the coding sequence ATGACCGCCAGTTCCTTCCTCCCCGCCGCTACGCAAATGATCTACGACATGGGCCTCCAGCACCTGCTCGACGGCATCACATTCGAATGCCCGACCGCCGCACTGGCCGAAAAGCAGAAAGTGGTCCGCTGTGTGCTCGAAGACAAACATTACAGCAGCGAGGAAATCGACCGGATATTCTCCGCTTCCAAAGCGCAGGGCAAAAGCCTCTATTACGTAGACGAACCGCTGCTGGCCTCCATCTCGCCCGACGTGATTTTCACGCAGGACGTGTGTGAAGTTTGCCAGATCGATACGCACTGCACGCAGCAGGCCGTCTACAAACTGGACAAGCAGCCCGCGCTCGTGAGCCTCAGTCCCAATAACCTCGACGATGTTTTCCAGTGCGCCATTACCATCGGCCGCGCCCTCGGCGAGGAAGCTGCTGCTTTCGCATACGTGACCGCGCTCCAGCAAAGGCTCGACGCCGTGGTGGACCACCTTCGCCAGCACCGCTCGCCCCTCCGCCGCGTGATGATCATGGAATGGATGGCGCCGGTTTACAACTGCGGGCACTGGATCCCTTACCAGGTGGCCTACGCAGGCGGGGTCGATATGCTGTCTAACCCCGCTGGCGACTCCATCGTTACGCCCTGGGAAAAAATCTTCCGCTACGATCCCGAAGTGCTCGTGATCGCACCCTGCGGGTTCCTTACCGGCCGCTCGCTCGACGAGCTGGACCTCGTCACCAAAGTACCGGGCTGGGAAAACCTCCAGGCCGTCCGCAACAACGAAGTCCATCTCGCGGATTACGATCTTTTCACCCAACCCAGCGCCAGTACCCTCACGGATGGCGTGGAAGTGCTCGCGCACCTCTTCCATCCCCACATCTTCCCCCCGCCGCAACACTTGCAACATAAATTCCGCTCCATCGATCCCCGGGCGGTGACCGCATAA
- a CDS encoding DUF6580 family putative transport protein, whose protein sequence is MSIKQIQPRFIVLLLFIVAGGVLRVLAAGQLTPFSNFSPLGAMALFGGAMFADKWKSYLFPLLALFLSDVIMMKTVYAAYADGFLFEGWYWNYIGFAAMVLIGQLVIRNVKVLPVLGASILAAIVYWLIVDFGTWMRPTSIDMTTGLPFSRDFAGLMKCYALGIPFIKNTLISNVVYSGIFFGLFSWLENRVPALSAR, encoded by the coding sequence ATGTCCATCAAACAAATCCAACCGCGTTTCATCGTATTACTGCTTTTCATCGTAGCGGGCGGCGTGCTGCGCGTGCTTGCCGCAGGCCAGCTCACTCCTTTCTCCAACTTTTCCCCGCTGGGCGCCATGGCGCTTTTCGGCGGCGCGATGTTCGCCGATAAATGGAAGAGCTACCTGTTCCCTTTGCTGGCGCTTTTCCTCAGCGATGTGATCATGATGAAAACGGTGTATGCGGCGTATGCGGACGGTTTCCTGTTCGAAGGCTGGTACTGGAATTATATCGGCTTCGCCGCGATGGTGCTCATTGGCCAGCTGGTGATCCGCAATGTAAAGGTGCTCCCCGTTCTCGGCGCTTCCATCCTCGCAGCGATCGTGTACTGGCTGATCGTGGACTTCGGCACCTGGATGCGCCCTACCAGCATCGACATGACCACCGGCCTGCCCTTCAGCCGCGATTTCGCCGGCCTCATGAAGTGCTACGCCCTGGGCATCCCCTTCATCAAAAACACCCTGATCTCCAATGTCGTGTACAGCGGCATCTTTTTCGGCCTGTTCAGCTGGCTGGAAAACAGGGTCCCGGCGCTTTCCGCCCGATAA
- a CDS encoding TonB-dependent receptor plug domain-containing protein, translating to MKKTHLVLTAGILAAGHTAQSQDSTQVSQLNTVVVTATKFNKKQSETGKVLTIIGPQTIGHNMGRTVADVLNEQAGIVIGGAFSNPGKNREVYFRGATSQYTTILMDGIPVADATGLTGNAIDLRFLPIDQVERIEILRGTSTTLYGSDAIAGVINIITKKGGIKPVNVYGDLVYGSNRSLKGSAGLRGKQDNVDYNISFTHFTTDGISEAADTTGTGDFDRDGYSSNGLNATVGIQATENLRLQPFLFFSDYKSNFDGGSFVDSKLNKNKSNALHSGIRAQYDLSKGAIFGNFAYQKVTRDDETDWGKTFTDGRAYYGDLYGHYDITSWFQVMAGAEYRKSELTDTANFKDVKYRTREQHSISPYVALFLKNLHGFNMELGGRYTLHSQFGNQFTYTINPSYVFSDKFKVFASVASGFKAPTLTSLYSIYGNKDLKAEDAVSYEAGAQTFLFNNKLDLRVVGFRRNIKNQISYINYKYINYNQQKDKGVEVEVIAHPIENLTVKGFYAYVDGEVTTVGGSGKDTTYSNLIRRPNHTGQIEIGFQATKKLFVSTTVKHTGTRNDLFYKFPQSEYVALDPYTMWNAYVEYNLGKARVFFNANNITNNKKYWEIYGYATLGFNMQSGVSFSF from the coding sequence ATGAAAAAAACACACCTGGTCCTGACCGCCGGCATCCTCGCCGCTGGGCACACCGCGCAGTCGCAAGACTCCACACAGGTTTCCCAACTCAACACGGTTGTGGTAACCGCTACCAAGTTCAACAAAAAACAATCCGAAACCGGTAAGGTGCTCACCATCATCGGGCCCCAGACCATCGGGCACAACATGGGCCGCACCGTGGCAGATGTGCTCAACGAGCAGGCCGGCATCGTGATCGGCGGGGCTTTCTCCAACCCCGGCAAAAACCGCGAAGTCTACTTCCGCGGCGCCACCTCCCAGTACACCACCATCCTCATGGACGGCATCCCCGTGGCGGATGCTACCGGGCTGACAGGGAACGCCATCGACCTGCGCTTCCTGCCCATCGACCAGGTAGAACGTATCGAGATCCTCCGGGGAACATCTACCACCCTGTACGGCTCGGATGCCATCGCCGGCGTGATCAACATCATCACCAAAAAAGGCGGCATCAAACCCGTTAATGTATACGGCGACCTGGTTTACGGCTCCAACCGCAGCCTCAAAGGCTCCGCAGGCCTTCGCGGCAAACAGGACAATGTAGACTACAACATCAGCTTCACCCACTTCACGACCGACGGTATTTCCGAAGCGGCAGATACGACCGGCACCGGCGATTTCGACCGCGACGGGTACTCATCCAACGGCCTCAACGCCACCGTCGGCATCCAGGCCACCGAAAACCTCCGCCTGCAGCCATTCCTGTTCTTCAGCGACTATAAAAGCAATTTCGACGGCGGATCGTTCGTGGACAGCAAGCTCAACAAGAATAAATCCAACGCGCTGCATTCCGGCATCCGTGCGCAATACGACCTTTCGAAAGGCGCCATCTTCGGGAATTTCGCGTACCAGAAAGTAACCCGCGACGATGAAACTGATTGGGGCAAGACCTTTACGGACGGGCGCGCCTATTACGGCGACCTGTACGGTCATTACGACATTACCAGCTGGTTCCAGGTGATGGCCGGCGCAGAATACCGGAAATCCGAGCTCACCGACACCGCCAATTTCAAGGACGTGAAATACCGCACCCGGGAGCAACATTCCATCAGTCCGTATGTGGCCCTGTTCCTCAAAAACCTGCATGGTTTCAACATGGAGCTCGGCGGGCGGTACACCCTGCACAGCCAGTTCGGCAACCAGTTCACCTACACCATCAACCCCAGCTACGTGTTTTCGGACAAGTTCAAAGTGTTCGCCAGCGTGGCTTCCGGGTTTAAAGCACCTACCCTCACTTCACTCTACAGCATTTACGGCAACAAAGACCTGAAAGCGGAAGATGCCGTGAGCTATGAAGCCGGTGCGCAGACGTTCCTGTTCAATAACAAGCTGGACCTTCGCGTGGTAGGCTTCCGCAGGAACATCAAGAACCAGATCTCCTACATCAACTACAAATACATCAACTACAACCAGCAGAAAGACAAAGGCGTGGAAGTGGAAGTGATCGCCCATCCCATCGAAAACCTGACCGTGAAAGGGTTTTACGCGTATGTAGACGGCGAAGTGACGACCGTTGGCGGTAGCGGAAAAGACACGACCTATTCCAACCTCATCCGCCGGCCCAACCATACCGGCCAGATCGAGATCGGGTTCCAGGCCACCAAAAAGCTGTTTGTCAGCACCACCGTAAAGCATACCGGCACCCGTAACGACCTGTTCTACAAATTCCCCCAGTCGGAATACGTGGCGCTGGACCCTTACACCATGTGGAACGCTTATGTGGAATACAACCTGGGCAAGGCACGCGTGTTCTTCAACGCAAATAATATCACCAATAACAAAAAATATTGGGAAATTTACGGCTACGCCACCCTCGGCTTCAACATGCAGAGCGGCGTATCTTTTTCATTCTGA
- a CDS encoding APC family permease translates to MSIKPKLGPFDLTMIVVGLVIGMGIFRTPVSVARETGTPQLFYMVWVLGGLVTLCGALTYAEIGSRFPVAGGFYKVLSVGFHPAYSFMINWTLVISNAASIAAVCIVGAEYIGPVILPGSMQHEGGRKTIAITAVIVLYIINMLGIRMSASWQNVLTVFKMTLVLLLCLAAFSSHVAPPAVAAVSVAEHSWAYIFGAALVPVFFTYGGYQQTINFGSDVRDPSKNMPRSILLGIGIILLLYLTVNYAYVKVIGFEQLKTTEALAARMAEAFFGEYGFKVTSVLLFLSVLGYANVNLMSNPRMYYAMAEDGVLPGVFRRVNSKTQVQEVALTTFALLIVGMLYFLSNFDNIIQYVMLFDSIGLASAAATIFVLRKKTAHLDGTGIYKMKFYPVVPAIFITVYLFVTVNIFIKDLNQALGGMFWFVAGLPIYFFMRYAVRRRN, encoded by the coding sequence ATGAGCATCAAACCGAAACTCGGGCCGTTCGACCTTACCATGATCGTTGTCGGACTGGTCATCGGGATGGGAATATTTCGCACGCCGGTCAGCGTGGCCCGCGAAACGGGCACGCCGCAATTATTCTACATGGTTTGGGTGCTGGGAGGGCTCGTCACGCTCTGCGGCGCCCTCACCTATGCCGAGATCGGCTCCCGGTTCCCCGTGGCAGGCGGGTTTTATAAAGTGCTGTCGGTCGGCTTCCACCCCGCGTATTCTTTCATGATCAACTGGACCCTCGTCATTTCAAACGCCGCTTCCATCGCGGCGGTTTGCATCGTGGGCGCGGAATACATCGGCCCCGTGATCCTTCCCGGATCGATGCAGCATGAAGGCGGGCGTAAAACCATCGCCATCACGGCCGTGATCGTGCTGTATATCATTAATATGCTCGGCATCCGCATGAGCGCCAGCTGGCAGAACGTGCTTACGGTTTTCAAAATGACCCTCGTGCTGCTGCTCTGCCTGGCGGCCTTCAGCAGCCACGTGGCACCGCCGGCCGTGGCGGCCGTTTCGGTGGCGGAGCACAGCTGGGCGTACATCTTCGGGGCCGCGCTCGTGCCGGTTTTCTTCACCTATGGCGGTTATCAGCAAACGATCAACTTCGGGTCAGACGTCCGCGACCCGTCGAAAAACATGCCGCGCTCCATCCTGCTGGGGATCGGGATCATTTTGCTGCTGTACCTCACGGTCAATTACGCCTACGTGAAAGTGATCGGGTTCGAGCAGCTGAAAACCACCGAAGCCCTGGCCGCCCGGATGGCCGAAGCGTTTTTCGGGGAATATGGCTTCAAGGTAACTTCGGTACTGCTGTTTTTGTCGGTGCTGGGATACGCCAACGTCAACCTCATGTCTAACCCCCGGATGTATTACGCGATGGCCGAAGACGGCGTGCTGCCGGGTGTTTTCAGACGGGTCAATTCCAAGACCCAGGTACAGGAAGTGGCGCTCACCACCTTTGCGCTGCTCATCGTCGGCATGCTGTATTTCCTCAGCAACTTCGACAATATTATCCAATATGTCATGCTTTTTGACTCAATTGGCCTTGCTTCAGCTGCAGCCACGATATTTGTGCTCCGGAAGAAAACGGCGCACCTCGACGGAACGGGCATCTACAAAATGAAGTTCTACCCCGTCGTCCCCGCCATTTTCATCACCGTGTATTTATTCGTAACCGTCAATATTTTTATAAAAGATCTAAACCAGGCGCTCGGAGGGATGTTTTGGTTTGTAGCGGGACTACCCATTTATTTTTTCATGCGCTATGCCGTACGGCGGCGAAATTAG
- a CDS encoding PLP-dependent aspartate aminotransferase family protein: MDLSFIINQLGEDREQYFNAIAPPIMQSSNFAFKSVGEMRDLLRDEYKGFLYTRGNNPTIDILRKKLAALDGAEDALIFGSGAAAIFAAVLSQVQQGDHIVSVRDPYNWAGQLFTSILPRFGVTTTFVDGTDTANFRNALQPNTRLIYLESPNSFTFELQDIAAVAALAKEKGIVTMIDNSYCTPIFQRPHELGIDLCLQSATKFISGHSDTMAGVLTGREEMIRKIFMSELLNIGSGIAPFNAWLLLRGLRTLEIRLERSAASTKTICEWLKEQPEIERVIFPMDPGFPQYELAKKQMHGAAGLITIQLKVERREQVEAFCNGLQRFLMAVSWGGHESLAFPACASLAENEFDPAIPKHRMVRLYIGLEEPGVLISDLAQALGAIN, from the coding sequence ATGGACCTTTCATTTATAATAAACCAACTGGGAGAAGACCGGGAGCAGTATTTCAATGCCATTGCACCACCCATTATGCAAAGCAGCAACTTTGCGTTCAAATCTGTGGGCGAGATGCGGGATTTGTTGCGGGATGAATATAAAGGCTTCCTGTACACGAGGGGCAACAACCCAACGATCGATATCCTGCGGAAGAAACTGGCGGCGCTGGATGGCGCGGAAGACGCGCTGATCTTCGGCAGCGGCGCGGCTGCCATTTTCGCGGCGGTGCTGTCGCAGGTTCAGCAGGGCGATCATATCGTGTCTGTCCGCGATCCCTACAACTGGGCCGGCCAGCTGTTCACGAGCATCCTGCCCCGGTTCGGGGTTACAACTACGTTCGTGGACGGAACGGATACCGCGAATTTCCGCAACGCCCTCCAGCCCAATACCCGCCTCATCTATCTCGAATCCCCCAATTCGTTCACTTTCGAGTTGCAGGATATAGCCGCGGTTGCGGCGCTGGCGAAGGAAAAGGGGATCGTGACGATGATCGACAACAGTTACTGCACTCCTATTTTCCAGCGGCCGCACGAACTGGGCATCGATCTGTGCCTGCAGTCGGCCACGAAGTTCATCAGCGGCCATAGCGATACTATGGCCGGGGTGCTTACGGGGCGGGAGGAAATGATCCGGAAGATATTCATGTCGGAACTGCTCAATATCGGCAGCGGCATCGCGCCGTTCAACGCGTGGTTGCTGCTGCGGGGGCTCCGTACGCTGGAAATCCGGCTGGAGCGCAGCGCGGCGAGCACGAAAACGATCTGCGAATGGCTGAAGGAACAACCGGAGATCGAAAGGGTTATTTTCCCGATGGACCCCGGCTTCCCGCAATATGAACTGGCGAAAAAGCAGATGCACGGCGCCGCCGGGCTCATCACCATCCAGCTGAAAGTGGAAAGGCGGGAGCAGGTGGAGGCGTTCTGCAACGGGCTACAACGCTTTCTCATGGCGGTTTCCTGGGGCGGCCACGAGTCGCTGGCGTTCCCGGCCTGCGCCTCCCTGGCGGAAAACGAATTCGACCCCGCCATACCGAAACACAGGATGGTACGGTTGTACATCGGGCTGGAAGAGCCGGGCGTCCTCATCAGCGATCTCGCCCAGGCACTCGGCGCCATCAATTGA
- a CDS encoding DUF5007 domain-containing protein, whose protein sequence is MAKKFLQYTIMGCAIAAVATTGMVSSCKKIPEGYISEQIRYVNDTFRVLRGTNWNSDPKAFELDGSNYPITVKLLEIRDIATGKATDMFFKKNKVYVWTALFDPTSDTTVAMLNKKREIMDIPALQFMEKSGQLMFNEGTGTLPAGNYAFDVSVTNQSGTKTFRNISVIQLLDQAYRQQGTPGCAYFIDGTTTFGDMGIPTMTVKKLSDEGYQVRIKITDKNGKAFNPKAGELIKRGDRPLFESYAKFHPVEYTDTTMVCNYEVTPFPLKEYPGYGYLMYYRIPSQFVKLDPEIAPTDEQKYNVNPRWTFRILVKGTFEVTFKLPKCTRTA, encoded by the coding sequence ATGGCTAAAAAATTTCTTCAATATACGATCATGGGATGCGCTATTGCCGCCGTTGCAACAACGGGCATGGTATCTTCCTGTAAAAAGATCCCGGAAGGCTACATCAGCGAGCAGATCCGCTACGTGAACGATACATTCCGCGTATTGCGCGGCACCAACTGGAACTCCGACCCGAAAGCCTTCGAGCTGGACGGCTCTAATTACCCGATTACCGTGAAGCTCCTGGAGATTCGCGACATAGCCACTGGCAAGGCGACGGATATGTTCTTCAAAAAGAACAAAGTATATGTCTGGACGGCCCTTTTCGATCCTACGAGCGATACAACGGTGGCGATGCTGAACAAGAAACGGGAGATAATGGATATTCCGGCGCTCCAATTCATGGAAAAATCCGGACAGCTGATGTTCAATGAAGGTACCGGCACACTTCCCGCGGGCAACTATGCCTTCGACGTGTCTGTCACCAACCAGAGCGGCACCAAAACGTTCCGGAATATTTCTGTCATCCAGCTGCTCGACCAGGCTTACCGGCAGCAAGGCACGCCCGGATGCGCTTACTTCATCGACGGCACTACCACCTTCGGCGACATGGGCATTCCCACCATGACGGTGAAGAAACTTTCCGACGAGGGCTACCAGGTGCGGATCAAGATCACCGACAAAAACGGCAAGGCGTTCAATCCCAAAGCCGGCGAACTGATCAAGCGCGGCGACCGCCCGCTGTTCGAATCCTACGCGAAGTTCCACCCTGTAGAATACACCGATACTACCATGGTCTGCAATTACGAAGTAACGCCGTTCCCCCTGAAGGAATACCCCGGCTACGGTTACCTCATGTATTACCGTATCCCCAGCCAGTTCGTAAAGCTGGACCCTGAAATAGCGCCGACCGACGAGCAGAAATACAACGTAAACCCGCGGTGGACGTTCCGCATTCTCGTGAAAGGCACGTTTGAAGTAACGTTCAAGCTGCCAAAATGTACGCGTACAGCATGA
- a CDS encoding fasciclin domain-containing protein, with translation MQSKIKWIWMLLLAATFASCKKTDYFIGGSTHNPKFNGTTYEYLKTNPLFDTLVLLIDKTGLKDEVNAAGTFFAPTDYAIQNYVKKVVQVRKQLEANDENLKFEFGELDFPKYKDSLRAYLFPQRIERAALTKEGQYYTSKDGEKRHITLWDDPSGAYINDGLTLIPQYIYFTKVIGTLDPLINDDVPTEERDKRVVVQTSGVITNNGVVHVLANYHNFTFVELN, from the coding sequence ATGCAATCAAAAATAAAATGGATATGGATGTTGTTGCTGGCAGCCACTTTCGCTTCCTGCAAGAAAACCGATTACTTCATCGGCGGCAGCACCCACAATCCCAAATTCAACGGTACCACATACGAATACCTGAAAACCAACCCGCTGTTCGATACGCTCGTGCTGCTGATCGATAAAACCGGGTTGAAAGATGAAGTCAACGCCGCGGGAACTTTCTTCGCGCCCACCGACTATGCCATCCAGAATTACGTGAAAAAAGTGGTACAGGTAAGGAAACAGCTCGAAGCGAACGACGAAAACCTGAAATTCGAATTCGGTGAGCTCGATTTTCCGAAATACAAGGATTCCCTCCGCGCTTACCTCTTCCCGCAGCGAATTGAGCGCGCGGCGCTGACGAAAGAAGGCCAGTATTACACGTCCAAAGACGGTGAGAAACGCCACATCACGCTCTGGGACGACCCCAGCGGGGCATATATCAACGACGGCCTCACCCTCATTCCGCAGTATATCTACTTCACGAAAGTCATCGGTACGCTCGACCCCCTGATCAATGACGACGTGCCCACCGAAGAGCGGGACAAACGCGTGGTAGTCCAGACTTCCGGCGTCATTACCAACAACGGCGTCGTGCATGTACTGGCGAATTATCACAACTTCACTTTTGTTGAACTCAATTAA
- a CDS encoding RagB/SusD family nutrient uptake outer membrane protein, with amino-acid sequence MKQSRYVIAAVLLCAIVFGSCKRILELEPKTGPTSLTFWKNDKDALAGLMGGYALIREALTDENRFFVYGDITANTFRVTYSSDYSIHQIANGELDGVYYGYLENLQNWTLYYKAIAQANLLVQKIPTIPDNAFAIGANKAYYTGEAHFLRAFLYFYISRVWGDVPLILEPVEDLSQAKNIGREKQSVVLAQCIKDVDAAIQLLPETPIQTNDRGVRASRASALALKAHIYAWMKDFPKCEEATRDLVASPGKYGLKFITDSAEYSRIPIGRSMEAIFEININEEQNEGSGPDIYGSFQGIGSKTLYIPYLATRDASTPDQVPWMTHLTTYNNVYWEDGDLRKMLWFEKDTRTSMEKNIMMKKYVNITYRDGDVRKDPRQSNNLLVFRLSDIILLRAEALSKIKKDTEARDLVNKVRTRARLEALDGTTAGDDLYYFIVTERQRELFAEGHAFWDLLRTGFIDDFNGQFEKAMEPGSEFYGKNYWPIPRALFKDNMLMKQTPYWNGRL; translated from the coding sequence ATGAAACAATCAAGATATGTAATCGCCGCCGTACTGCTCTGTGCAATCGTATTCGGCAGCTGTAAGAGAATCCTGGAACTGGAGCCCAAGACGGGGCCTACCAGCCTCACTTTCTGGAAAAACGATAAAGATGCGCTGGCCGGTTTGATGGGAGGATACGCCCTCATCCGTGAAGCCCTCACGGACGAGAACCGCTTCTTCGTGTATGGCGATATTACCGCCAACACGTTCCGCGTCACGTATTCTTCCGACTATTCCATCCACCAGATCGCCAACGGGGAACTGGACGGCGTGTATTACGGTTACCTGGAGAACCTCCAGAACTGGACGCTGTACTATAAGGCTATCGCCCAGGCGAACCTCCTCGTCCAGAAAATCCCCACCATTCCGGATAATGCATTCGCCATTGGTGCGAACAAGGCTTATTATACCGGGGAGGCCCATTTCCTCCGCGCATTCCTCTACTTCTACATCTCCCGCGTTTGGGGCGACGTTCCCCTGATCCTGGAGCCCGTTGAAGACCTCTCCCAGGCCAAAAACATCGGGCGCGAAAAACAAAGCGTAGTGCTGGCTCAGTGTATCAAAGACGTTGATGCCGCCATCCAGCTGCTGCCCGAAACGCCCATTCAGACCAACGACCGCGGCGTACGCGCCTCCCGCGCTTCCGCCCTCGCCCTGAAAGCGCATATCTACGCCTGGATGAAAGATTTTCCCAAATGCGAAGAAGCCACCCGCGACCTCGTGGCCAGCCCCGGCAAATACGGACTGAAATTCATCACCGACTCCGCCGAATACAGCCGTATACCCATCGGCCGCTCTATGGAAGCGATCTTCGAGATCAATATCAACGAAGAACAGAACGAAGGATCAGGCCCCGACATCTATGGTTCCTTCCAGGGCATCGGCTCCAAAACGCTGTACATTCCTTACCTCGCCACCCGCGATGCCTCCACTCCAGACCAGGTGCCCTGGATGACGCACCTGACAACTTACAATAACGTGTACTGGGAAGACGGCGACCTGCGCAAGATGCTCTGGTTCGAAAAAGATACCCGTACATCCATGGAGAAAAATATTATGATGAAGAAATACGTCAACATCACCTACCGCGACGGCGACGTACGGAAAGACCCCCGGCAGTCCAACAACCTGCTCGTCTTCCGCCTTTCCGACATCATCCTGCTCCGTGCAGAGGCATTGTCCAAAATTAAAAAGGATACCGAAGCGCGCGACCTGGTGAACAAGGTGCGCACCCGCGCCCGCCTTGAGGCGCTCGACGGCACCACGGCCGGGGACGATCTTTATTATTTCATCGTCACCGAGCGCCAGCGCGAACTGTTCGCGGAAGGACATGCGTTCTGGGACCTCCTCCGTACCGGGTTCATCGACGATTTCAACGGGCAATTCGAAAAGGCCATGGAACCGGGATCCGAATTTTACGGCAAAAACTACTGGCCCATCCCCCGAGCGCTGTTCAAAGACAATATGCTGATGAAACAGACGCCTTACTGGAACGGCAGACTTTAA